CCAACGGTCTCGTGCTCGCCGGGACCGGAGGCGTATTGATCTACGCCTATCTCGTAAGATTCCTTCCGGCAGCGCTGCAGAGCGTGGACGCCGGCTTCGCGCGAATCGCACCCAATCTCGACGCCAGCGCCCGCAGTCTTGGTGTCGGTGGCTGGTCGATGTTGCGCCGTGTTCACTTGCCGCTGCTGCGTCGCAGCGTGTTGACGGCGGCGCTGCTGGTCTTCGTCGACGTCATGAAGGAACTGCCGGCCACGCTCGCGTTGCGGCCGTTCAACATGGACACGCTTGCCGTCGTCACCAGTCATCTTGCGGCCGACGAACGGCTCGCCGAAGCGGCGGTGCCTGCCTTGACGCTGGTGCTGGTCGGCCTGTTGCCCGTACTCGTGCTGGCGCGCGCCATTTCGCGTCGCGCCTGACAGCCGCCTGGATCGCGGTGCGCCCCGATGGCCGCGCCGGTGCTCGGCTTCCCCACCCGCCCACCTGCGCACCCCCTTCAACCTGCATGCGCGCCACCACGTCTTTTGAAAAACTAGAAACGTTTCACAGTTGCCGCGCCGATAGCGTCGCACTATAGTCAAATCAGACCCGGCAACGAAGCCGGGATGATTGAGCGTCAACAAAATGATTGCGATCATCATTTGCAAATGTTGGCTGTTCATGGCCTTGGCGACGGCACCACCGCCCGAGGCGCCGCTCAACGCAGCTGACGGCGGTTGGACTGCCGTCTTGCTGGCGGGGGCGATGCGCTAGGCGGCTGTCCGGGGAGGGATCGGCGCAAGGACATTTCTCCGGACGCGAGACGTCCGACGGCGGCCTGCAACCATTTTGGACGATGTCGCTTTCGTGTCGATCGTTGCCTTCGGACACGCTTCCGAGTCTGTTGCGGACAATGGAACGGCATGGCCGGTTCCGACATGCCCGAAATGCCCGAAATGCCCGAAATGCCCGAAATGCCCGAAATGCCCGAAATGCCCGAAATGCCCGAAATGGCCGAAATGGCCGAAATGGCCGAAATGGCCGAAATGGCCGAAATGGCCGAAATGGCCGACACGCCGACGGCGATTCATGACCGACGACATACCGGTGTTGTATTCACGCAGGGTCAGGGGCGGTCCCAAGTGGCGTTTTCGCCACATGCGCCGCAAAATCGCGGTCAATGCAGTGCCTCCGGGAGACAGGCATGGCGCTTTGGCGGATCGATCTCGTCTCGTTGCGGTTATTCGTCGCCGTTTGTGAAGAGAGCAGCATTGCGCGTGCAGCCGAGCGGGAGTTCATCGCGCCGTCGGCCGTCAGCAAGCGAATCAACGACCTCGAATCGCTGGTCGGCTCGGCGCTCCTGCAACGGCACAAGTGGGGCGTGCGGGCGACCCCGGCGGGGGAGGCGTTGCTGCATCACGCACGCAACGTGCTCCGCAGTCTTGAGAAGATGCAGGGCGACTTGTCCGAGTACACAAGTGGCGTACGCGGCCACATTCGCATCTTCGCCAACGTTTCCTCGATTGTCGAAACATTGCCCGACGAACTCGGTGCTTTCCTGCGCCGGCACGAAGGCGTCAAGGTCGACCTCGAAGAGCACACCAGCGCCCAGGTCGTGCGCGGTGTGGCCGACGGCGCGACGGACATCGGTATCTGCTGGGATGCCGTCGACACCCGCGACGTCGAAGTGTTCCCCTATCGTCTCGATCGGATCGTGGCGGTGCTGCACCGTGACCATCCGTTGGCTGGCGCGGCACAACTGGCGTTTATCGAAACCCTCGACTTCGATCAGATCGGTGTGCATCCGGACAGCGCCATGTACGCCGTATTCCGGCGCCTTGCCGCCGAGCAGGGCAAGACGGTCAAGTTCCGAATCCATGTTTCCACGTTCGAAGCGGTGTGCCGCATGGTGCGGGCCCAACTCGGTCTGGCGATCGCCCCGAAAGAGGCCGTTGGGATCTATTCGCAGGTAACGAATGGCGAGGCACTGCGCATGGTGCCGTTGACGGATTCGTGGGCCGACCGGCGGCTGGTCGTCTGTGTGCGCCGCTACGACGCCTTGCCGGTG
This is a stretch of genomic DNA from Pandoraea faecigallinarum. It encodes these proteins:
- a CDS encoding LysR substrate-binding domain-containing protein, which gives rise to MALWRIDLVSLRLFVAVCEESSIARAAEREFIAPSAVSKRINDLESLVGSALLQRHKWGVRATPAGEALLHHARNVLRSLEKMQGDLSEYTSGVRGHIRIFANVSSIVETLPDELGAFLRRHEGVKVDLEEHTSAQVVRGVADGATDIGICWDAVDTRDVEVFPYRLDRIVAVLHRDHPLAGAAQLAFIETLDFDQIGVHPDSAMYAVFRRLAAEQGKTVKFRIHVSTFEAVCRMVRAQLGLAIAPKEAVGIYSQVTNGEALRMVPLTDSWADRRLVVCVRRYDALPVVSRMLVDHLCARNVTGGNKDGTPEAS